A genomic stretch from Streptomyces venezuelae ATCC 10712 includes:
- a CDS encoding short-chain fatty acyl-CoA regulator family protein translates to MSKTYAGARLRRLREDRGMSQAELARTLAISPSYLNQMEHDARPLTVPVLLRLTEAFGVDPGFFSERDTGRLVADLREALSGELAAARVSPSDLADLASRIPAVARVLVDLGRRNQRLSERIADAADPRGSDPELPRSPHEEIRDFFYRRQNYLHETDLAAEALAAEIGIRPGEIISALSGRLSDRHGVRFSTETGDRLHSYDEKTRILRLSARLRPGQRAFRLATQLALLEYGDGLDRQAAEDFPSDGPAHQLARIGIANYFAAALILPYTAFHTAAEEFRYDIERLTDRFGLGYETVCHRLSTLQRPRLRGVPFSFVRVDRAGNMSKRQSATGFHFSRAGGTCPLWNVYEAFAAPGRIHVQIAAMPDGQRHLWTARAVTRHRGGWGEPGKTFAIGLGCEIRHAHRLVYSDGLDLDNAAAATPIGMGCRVCERLDCPQRAAPPLGRPLRIDQNASTFVPYPVADPSD, encoded by the coding sequence CAGCTACCTCAATCAGATGGAGCACGACGCCCGACCGCTCACGGTGCCCGTGCTGCTGCGTCTCACCGAGGCCTTCGGCGTCGATCCCGGCTTCTTCTCCGAGCGGGACACCGGTCGTCTCGTGGCGGACCTCCGTGAAGCCCTCTCCGGCGAGCTTGCTGCGGCCCGGGTCTCCCCGTCCGACCTCGCCGACCTGGCCTCGCGGATTCCGGCGGTCGCCCGGGTCCTGGTCGACCTGGGGCGGCGCAACCAGCGTCTCTCCGAACGGATCGCCGACGCGGCGGACCCGAGGGGATCGGACCCGGAGCTGCCGCGCTCCCCGCACGAGGAGATCCGCGACTTCTTCTACCGCAGGCAGAACTACCTGCACGAGACCGATCTCGCGGCGGAGGCCCTTGCGGCGGAGATCGGCATCCGACCCGGCGAGATCATCAGTGCCCTGAGCGGGCGGCTCTCCGACCGGCACGGCGTCCGTTTCTCCACCGAGACGGGAGACCGGCTGCACTCCTACGACGAGAAGACCCGCATCCTGCGGCTGTCCGCCCGCCTCCGCCCCGGCCAGCGCGCCTTCCGGCTCGCCACGCAGCTCGCGCTGCTGGAGTACGGGGACGGCCTGGACCGGCAGGCGGCCGAGGACTTCCCCTCGGACGGACCGGCTCACCAGCTGGCGCGCATCGGCATCGCGAACTACTTCGCCGCCGCGCTGATCCTCCCCTACACGGCGTTCCACACGGCGGCAGAGGAGTTCCGGTACGACATCGAACGACTCACCGACCGCTTCGGGCTCGGCTACGAGACGGTCTGCCACCGCCTCAGCACCCTCCAGCGCCCCCGCCTGCGCGGCGTCCCCTTCTCCTTCGTCCGCGTCGACCGGGCCGGCAACATGTCCAAGCGGCAGTCCGCCACCGGCTTCCACTTCTCCCGGGCCGGCGGCACGTGTCCGCTGTGGAACGTGTACGAGGCGTTCGCCGCGCCGGGCCGCATCCACGTCCAGATCGCCGCCATGCCCGACGGGCAGCGCCACCTGTGGACGGCCCGCGCCGTCACCCGGCACCGGGGCGGCTGGGGCGAGCCCGGGAAGACCTTCGCGATCGGCCTCGGCTGCGAGATCCGCCACGCGCACCGGCTCGTGTACTCGGACGGACTCGACCTCGACAACGCGGCCGCCGCCACCCCGATCGGCATGGGCTGCCGCGTCTGCGAACGCCTCGACTGCCCCCAGCGCGCGGCCCCGCCCCTCGGGCGACCGCTCAGAATCGACCAGAACGCGAGCACCTTCGTCCCGTATCCGGTCGCCGACCCCTCGGACTGA
- a CDS encoding ABC transporter substrate-binding protein, giving the protein MRIVSLLPAATDIVAELGLAADLVGRTHECDWPPRDVAGVPVVTTAGFSSEDLTSREISAAVGGAAHGGSSLYTLDAGALAALAPDVVLTQDLCDVCAVSYEAVSRAVRVLDGGSRVLSLEPRTLDDVLDCLVTVGELLGVRERAERRREELRGRLAAVCDLTAGRPRPRVVAVEWLDPLWPAGHWVPEQITCAGGEPFLAAPGEHTKPMTWEAVQAVRPDVLLVLPCGFPPERTVRERDLLTSLPGWDDLPAVRSGAVWVLDGPAYFNRPGPRVVRGAEVLAHVLHGVRAGDPVSTAEAFPLP; this is encoded by the coding sequence ATGCGCATCGTCTCCTTGCTGCCCGCGGCGACCGACATCGTGGCCGAGCTCGGGCTGGCCGCCGACCTGGTGGGACGGACCCATGAATGCGACTGGCCGCCGCGGGACGTGGCCGGGGTGCCGGTGGTCACCACCGCCGGGTTCTCGTCCGAGGACCTGACCAGCCGGGAGATCTCCGCGGCGGTCGGCGGCGCGGCGCACGGCGGCTCCTCGCTTTACACCCTCGACGCCGGGGCCCTCGCCGCTCTCGCGCCCGATGTCGTGCTCACGCAGGACCTGTGCGATGTCTGCGCGGTGTCCTACGAGGCTGTCTCACGCGCGGTGCGCGTGCTGGACGGCGGTTCCCGAGTCCTCAGCCTGGAGCCCCGCACCCTGGACGACGTCCTGGACTGCCTGGTCACGGTCGGTGAGCTCCTGGGCGTGCGTGAGCGGGCCGAGCGGCGGCGCGAGGAGCTGCGCGGTCGGCTGGCCGCGGTATGTGACCTCACGGCGGGCCGGCCCCGGCCCCGGGTCGTGGCGGTCGAGTGGCTCGATCCGCTGTGGCCCGCGGGACACTGGGTGCCCGAACAGATCACCTGCGCCGGCGGCGAACCGTTCCTCGCCGCTCCCGGAGAGCACACGAAGCCGATGACATGGGAGGCCGTCCAGGCTGTCCGCCCCGACGTCCTCCTGGTCCTGCCGTGCGGCTTCCCGCCCGAACGGACCGTGCGCGAGCGCGACCTGCTGACCTCCCTCCCCGGTTGGGACGATCTGCCGGCGGTACGGTCGGGCGCGGTGTGGGTGCTGGACGGGCCCGCCTACTTCAACCGGCCGGGCCCCCGGGTGGTGCGCGGCGCGGAGGTTCTCGCGCACGTCCTCCACGGGGTCCGGGCCGGGGACCCCGTGTCGACGGCCGAGGCGTTCCCGCTCCCCTGA
- a CDS encoding CoA-acylating methylmalonate-semialdehyde dehydrogenase produces MVRELTHFIGGKHTAGTSGLFADVYDPNTGAVQARVPLAGRADTEAAIADAETAQQEWGRWNPQRRARVLLRFLQLVEGERDSLARLLSSEHGKTVADAHGDLQRGLEVVEFAAGIPHLLKGEFTDNAGTGIDVHSLRSPLGVVAGITPFNFPAMIPLWKAAPALACGNAFILKPSERDPSVPLRLAELFLEAGLPPGVLNVVNGGKEAVDTLLEDPRVQALGFVGSTPIAAHIYATAAAHGKRAQCFGGAKNHMIVMPDADLDQAAEALIGAGYGSAGERCMAISVAVPVGEETADALVAKLKERIASLRIGTSDDPDADFGPLVSRDALDRVNRYIGIGVDEGAELVVDGRGFTLPGHENGFFAGASLFDRVTPAMRIYQEEIFGPVLCVARAADYEEALRLPSEHPFGNGVAIFTRDGDTARDFTRRVNTGMVGVNVPIPVPVAYHTFGGWKRSGFGDLNQHGPDSIRFYTRTKTVTSRWPSGVKEGASFTMPTMG; encoded by the coding sequence ATGGTCCGCGAACTCACCCATTTCATCGGCGGCAAGCACACCGCCGGCACGTCCGGTCTCTTCGCCGACGTGTACGACCCCAACACCGGCGCCGTCCAGGCCAGGGTTCCCCTGGCCGGGCGCGCCGACACCGAGGCGGCGATCGCCGACGCCGAGACGGCCCAGCAGGAGTGGGGCCGGTGGAATCCGCAGCGCCGCGCCCGCGTCCTGCTGCGCTTCCTCCAACTCGTGGAGGGGGAGCGGGACTCCTTGGCCCGGCTGCTCTCCTCCGAGCACGGCAAGACCGTCGCCGACGCCCACGGCGACCTTCAACGCGGCCTGGAGGTCGTCGAGTTCGCCGCCGGCATCCCGCACCTCCTCAAGGGAGAGTTCACCGACAACGCCGGCACCGGCATCGACGTCCACTCACTGCGCTCCCCGCTCGGCGTCGTCGCCGGGATCACCCCCTTCAACTTCCCGGCGATGATCCCGCTGTGGAAGGCCGCACCCGCACTGGCCTGCGGCAACGCCTTCATCCTCAAGCCGTCCGAGCGCGACCCCTCGGTACCTCTGCGGCTCGCCGAGCTGTTCCTGGAGGCGGGCCTGCCGCCGGGCGTGCTGAACGTGGTCAACGGCGGCAAGGAGGCCGTCGACACGCTCCTGGAAGACCCCCGCGTCCAGGCTCTGGGCTTCGTCGGCTCCACCCCGATCGCCGCGCACATCTACGCCACCGCCGCCGCCCACGGAAAGCGCGCCCAGTGCTTCGGCGGCGCCAAGAACCACATGATCGTGATGCCCGACGCCGACCTGGACCAGGCCGCCGAGGCGCTGATCGGCGCCGGCTACGGCTCCGCGGGCGAGCGCTGCATGGCCATCTCCGTGGCCGTCCCGGTGGGGGAGGAGACCGCGGACGCTCTGGTGGCGAAGCTGAAGGAGCGCATCGCCTCCCTGCGCATCGGCACCTCCGACGACCCGGACGCCGACTTCGGGCCCCTCGTCAGCCGGGACGCCCTGGACCGGGTGAACCGCTACATCGGCATCGGTGTCGACGAGGGAGCGGAACTCGTCGTCGACGGGCGGGGGTTCACCTTGCCCGGGCACGAGAACGGCTTCTTCGCGGGAGCCTCCCTCTTCGACCGTGTCACCCCGGCCATGCGGATCTACCAGGAGGAGATCTTCGGCCCGGTGCTGTGCGTCGCACGGGCCGCCGACTACGAGGAGGCCCTCCGGCTGCCGAGCGAGCACCCGTTCGGCAACGGCGTGGCGATCTTCACCCGGGACGGCGACACGGCCCGCGACTTCACCCGACGTGTCAACACCGGCATGGTCGGCGTGAACGTCCCGATCCCGGTCCCGGTGGCGTACCACACCTTCGGCGGCTGGAAGCGCTCCGGTTTCGGTGACCTGAACCAGCACGGCCCCGACTCGATCCGCTTCTACACCCGGACCAAGACCGTCACCTCGCGCTGGCCCTCCGGGGTCAAGGAGGGCGCGAGCTTCACCATGCCGACGATGGGATGA
- a CDS encoding acyl-CoA dehydrogenase family protein, whose translation MSAVTTLTEDQLALAEVTLDFAQEQLAPNAVAWDQDKHFPVDVLRRAAALGLGGVYVREEHGGSGLTRADGVLVFETLATGCPSIAGYLSIHNMVAWMIDRYGSPAQRARWLPDLCAADTLGSYCLTEPGAGSDAAALRTRAERDGDHYVLTGVKQFISGAGTSDVYIVLARTGGGGPGGISAFVVERGDPGVSFGANERKMGWNAQPTRQVVLDGVRIPADRRLGAEGEGFRIAMHGLNGGRLGIAACSLGGAQSALDRSLTHLADREAFGAPLLDAQALQFRLADMATELTAARALVRQAADALDRGDPAAVQLCAMAKRFATDTGFSVADRALQLHGGYGYLSEYGIEKIVRDLRVHRILEGTNEIMNVIVARGLTESLR comes from the coding sequence ATGAGCGCCGTGACCACCCTCACCGAGGACCAACTGGCCCTCGCCGAAGTCACCCTCGACTTCGCCCAGGAACAGCTCGCCCCCAACGCGGTGGCCTGGGACCAGGACAAGCACTTCCCCGTCGACGTCCTCCGCAGGGCCGCCGCGCTCGGTCTCGGCGGAGTGTACGTACGGGAGGAGCACGGCGGCTCCGGGCTGACCCGGGCCGACGGCGTCCTCGTCTTCGAGACCCTGGCGACCGGCTGCCCCTCCATCGCCGGCTACCTCTCCATCCACAACATGGTCGCCTGGATGATCGACCGGTACGGAAGCCCCGCACAGCGTGCCCGCTGGCTCCCGGACCTCTGTGCCGCCGACACCCTGGGCAGCTACTGCCTCACCGAACCGGGAGCCGGATCGGACGCCGCCGCCCTGCGCACCCGCGCCGAACGGGATGGCGACCACTACGTCCTGACCGGAGTGAAGCAGTTCATCTCCGGAGCGGGCACCTCCGACGTGTACATCGTGCTGGCCCGCACCGGCGGAGGCGGCCCCGGCGGGATCTCCGCCTTCGTCGTCGAACGCGGCGACCCGGGCGTCTCCTTCGGCGCGAACGAACGCAAGATGGGCTGGAACGCCCAGCCCACCCGCCAGGTGGTTCTCGACGGCGTGCGGATCCCCGCCGACCGGCGCCTCGGCGCCGAGGGCGAGGGCTTCCGCATCGCCATGCACGGCCTCAACGGCGGCCGCCTCGGCATCGCGGCCTGCTCCCTCGGCGGCGCCCAGAGCGCCCTCGACCGCAGCCTCACCCACCTCGCCGACCGCGAGGCCTTCGGCGCCCCGCTGCTCGACGCCCAGGCCCTCCAGTTCCGCCTCGCCGACATGGCCACCGAACTCACCGCCGCCCGCGCCCTGGTACGCCAGGCCGCCGACGCCCTCGACCGCGGCGACCCGGCCGCGGTGCAACTCTGCGCCATGGCCAAGCGGTTCGCCACCGACACCGGCTTCTCGGTCGCCGACCGGGCGCTCCAGCTCCACGGCGGCTACGGCTACCTGAGCGAGTACGGCATCGAGAAGATCGTCCGGGACCTGCGCGTCCACCGGATCCTGGAAGGAACCAACGAGATCATGAACGTCATCGTCGCCCGCGGCCTGACGGAGAGCCTCCGATGA
- a CDS encoding enoyl-CoA hydratase/isomerase family protein, with amino-acid sequence MTDDVLVGTEGRTGRLILNRPRALNALTHAMVLRIEEALTAWRDDPAVEAVVISGAGERGLCAGGDIRAIHEDARNGGTASADFWRDEYRLNALIARYPKPYVALMDGIVMGGGVGVSAHGTVRIVTERSRVAMPETGIGFVPDVGGTYLLALAPGELGTHLALTGTAVGAADALLCGLADHFVPSERLDRLMEDLARTSVHDVLAAHVGQAPGGELAAHRGWIDHCYAAGTVEEIIDRLVASGVPAAKEAATTLTAKSPTALKVTLTSVRRARSLGPLERVLEQEYRVSCAALTSPDLVEGIRAQVIDKDRDPHWSPARLTGVTDEDVARYFTPLAADRELRLPSPDPLQEVPW; translated from the coding sequence ATGACCGACGACGTCCTCGTCGGCACCGAGGGCCGCACCGGCCGCCTGATCCTCAACCGGCCCCGGGCACTGAACGCGCTCACCCATGCCATGGTGCTGCGCATCGAGGAGGCGCTCACCGCCTGGCGGGACGATCCCGCCGTCGAGGCGGTGGTGATCTCCGGCGCGGGGGAGCGCGGCCTGTGCGCGGGCGGCGACATCCGCGCCATCCACGAGGACGCACGGAACGGCGGTACGGCCTCGGCGGACTTCTGGCGCGACGAGTACCGGCTCAACGCCCTCATCGCCCGCTACCCCAAACCGTACGTCGCCCTCATGGACGGCATCGTCATGGGCGGCGGCGTCGGCGTCTCCGCCCACGGCACCGTGCGGATCGTCACCGAACGCTCCCGCGTCGCCATGCCCGAGACCGGCATCGGCTTCGTCCCCGACGTCGGCGGCACCTACCTCCTCGCGCTGGCACCCGGCGAACTCGGCACCCACCTCGCCCTGACCGGCACGGCCGTCGGCGCCGCCGACGCCCTGCTGTGCGGTCTCGCCGACCACTTCGTACCGTCCGAACGGCTCGACCGGCTGATGGAAGACCTCGCCCGGACCTCCGTGCACGACGTCCTGGCCGCGCACGTCGGACAGGCACCCGGCGGTGAACTGGCCGCCCACCGTGGGTGGATCGACCACTGCTACGCCGCCGGCACCGTCGAGGAGATCATCGACCGGCTCGTCGCGAGCGGGGTGCCGGCCGCCAAGGAGGCCGCCACCACCCTGACCGCCAAATCACCGACCGCGCTCAAGGTGACGCTCACCTCGGTGCGCCGCGCCCGCTCGCTCGGACCGCTGGAGCGCGTACTGGAACAGGAGTACCGCGTCTCGTGCGCGGCCCTGACCTCGCCCGACCTGGTCGAGGGCATCCGGGCCCAGGTCATCGACAAGGACCGCGACCCCCACTGGTCCCCGGCCCGTCTGACGGGCGTCACCGACGAGGACGTGGCCCGCTACTTCACCCCGCTCGCGGCCGACCGCGAGCTGCGGCTCCCTTCCCCCGACCCGCTTCAGGAGGTGCCCTGGTGA
- the mmsB gene encoding 3-hydroxyisobutyrate dehydrogenase, whose protein sequence is MTTVIGFIGLGHMGGPMAANLAAAGHRVRGFDLVPEALATATAAGVEATGSAREAAAGADVVITMLPAGRHVLALYQDEGLLAAARPGTLFVDCSTIDVTDARAAHAATTAAGHRALDAPVSGGVVGAEAATLTFMAGGGEAEFHEAEPLLAAMGKRAVHCGGAGAGQAAKICNNMILGISMIAVSEAFVLGESLGLSHQALYDVASTASGQCWALTANCPVPGPVPTSPANRDYRPGFAAPLMAKDLGLAANALRAGGIDAGLGLRAAEMYTAFAEGSGAAQDFSGIVHALRAAAEAPKGTTPA, encoded by the coding sequence GTGACCACCGTCATCGGCTTCATCGGCCTCGGCCACATGGGCGGCCCCATGGCCGCCAACCTCGCCGCCGCCGGCCACCGCGTGCGCGGCTTCGACCTCGTCCCCGAGGCCCTGGCGACCGCCACCGCTGCCGGAGTGGAGGCCACCGGCTCGGCTCGGGAGGCGGCCGCCGGAGCGGACGTCGTGATCACGATGCTGCCCGCGGGCCGCCATGTCCTCGCCCTCTACCAGGACGAGGGCCTCCTCGCGGCCGCCCGTCCCGGAACCCTGTTCGTCGACTGCTCCACCATCGACGTCACCGACGCGCGCGCCGCCCACGCCGCCACCACAGCCGCCGGGCACCGTGCCCTCGACGCCCCCGTCTCCGGCGGCGTCGTCGGAGCCGAGGCCGCCACCCTCACCTTCATGGCGGGCGGCGGAGAAGCCGAGTTCCACGAGGCCGAACCGCTGCTCGCGGCCATGGGCAAGCGGGCCGTGCACTGTGGTGGCGCGGGCGCCGGGCAGGCCGCCAAGATCTGCAACAACATGATCCTCGGCATCTCGATGATCGCCGTGAGCGAGGCCTTCGTCCTCGGCGAGAGCCTCGGCCTCTCCCACCAGGCGCTCTACGACGTCGCCTCCACCGCCTCCGGCCAGTGCTGGGCCCTCACCGCCAACTGCCCCGTCCCCGGCCCCGTACCGACCAGTCCCGCCAACCGCGACTACCGCCCCGGCTTCGCCGCACCGCTCATGGCCAAGGACCTCGGGCTCGCCGCGAACGCCCTGCGCGCGGGCGGCATCGACGCCGGGCTCGGCCTGCGAGCAGCCGAGATGTACACCGCCTTCGCCGAGGGTTCGGGAGCGGCCCAGGACTTCTCCGGGATCGTCCATGCCCTGCGCGCCGCCGCCGAAGCACCGAAGGGAACGACCCCCGCATGA
- a CDS encoding enoyl-CoA hydratase, whose protein sequence is MTTTDYETITVERTGDRTALLTLNRPKALNALNLQVMEEVVAATEALDRDPDIGCVVLTGSAKAFAAGADIKEMQPQGYMDMYLTDWFTAWDRLGNLRTPTVAAVSGYALGGGCELAMLCDILLASDTAVFGQPEIKLGVIPGIGGSQRLTRAVGKAKAMELCLTGRTMDAAEAERAGLVSRIVPADDLLPEALAVAATVAGMSKPVAMMAKEAVNRAFETTLAEGVRFERRLFHAVFATADQKEGMSAFVDKRAPDFTHR, encoded by the coding sequence ATGACCACGACCGACTACGAGACGATCACCGTCGAGCGTACGGGCGACCGCACCGCACTGCTCACCCTCAACCGGCCCAAGGCGCTCAACGCCCTGAACCTCCAGGTCATGGAAGAGGTCGTGGCCGCCACCGAGGCCCTCGACCGGGACCCGGACATCGGCTGCGTCGTCCTCACCGGCTCCGCGAAGGCTTTCGCGGCCGGCGCGGACATCAAGGAGATGCAGCCGCAGGGGTACATGGACATGTACCTCACCGACTGGTTCACCGCCTGGGACCGGCTTGGGAACCTCCGCACCCCCACCGTCGCCGCCGTCTCCGGCTACGCCCTAGGCGGCGGCTGCGAACTCGCCATGCTCTGCGACATCCTGCTGGCCTCCGACACGGCGGTCTTCGGGCAACCGGAGATCAAGCTGGGCGTCATCCCTGGCATCGGCGGCTCCCAGCGCCTCACCCGCGCCGTCGGCAAGGCCAAGGCCATGGAGCTGTGCCTGACGGGCCGGACGATGGACGCCGCAGAAGCGGAACGTGCGGGCCTCGTCTCTCGTATCGTCCCGGCCGACGACCTCCTTCCCGAGGCCCTCGCGGTCGCGGCGACCGTGGCAGGGATGTCGAAGCCAGTCGCGATGATGGCCAAGGAGGCCGTGAACCGCGCCTTCGAGACCACCCTCGCGGAAGGAGTCCGCTTCGAACGCCGCCTGTTCCACGCGGTGTTCGCCACCGCCGATCAGAAGGAGGGCATGTCGGCCTTCGTCGACAAGAGGGCCCCGGACTTCACCCACCGCTGA
- the folP gene encoding dihydropteroate synthase — translation MGIVAGLPRWDRCAVMGVVNVTPDSFSDGGRWFDPAAAVKHGVDLVADGADLVDVGGESTRPGASRVDEEEELRRVVPVVRALAAEGVLVSVDTMRASVAARAIDAGAVLVNDVSGGLADPGMVPAVAAGGVPFVVMHWRGFSRDMNRRAVYGDVVREVVAELDARVEAVVAAGVPRERLVVDPGLGFAKQPEHDLRLVAGLAELRALGYPVLVAGSRKRFLGHILAGADGTPPHAHDRDAATAALSAIVAHRGAWAVRVHDVRATADAVRVAHALASAS, via the coding sequence ATGGGCATCGTCGCCGGATTGCCTCGATGGGATCGGTGCGCCGTCATGGGGGTGGTGAACGTGACCCCCGACTCCTTCTCCGACGGTGGCCGCTGGTTCGACCCGGCAGCGGCGGTGAAGCACGGGGTGGATCTTGTCGCAGACGGCGCCGACCTGGTCGACGTCGGTGGCGAGTCGACTCGGCCCGGTGCCTCCCGGGTCGATGAGGAGGAAGAGCTGCGGCGCGTCGTGCCCGTCGTGCGCGCGCTCGCGGCCGAAGGGGTGCTCGTGTCCGTCGACACCATGCGTGCGTCGGTCGCCGCACGGGCGATCGACGCCGGCGCGGTCCTCGTCAATGACGTCAGCGGGGGTCTGGCGGACCCCGGAATGGTCCCCGCCGTCGCTGCCGGCGGCGTCCCCTTCGTCGTCATGCACTGGCGCGGTTTCAGCCGCGACATGAACCGACGAGCGGTGTACGGGGACGTGGTGCGCGAGGTCGTCGCGGAACTCGACGCCCGGGTGGAGGCCGTGGTGGCCGCGGGCGTTCCCCGGGAGCGGCTGGTGGTGGATCCGGGGCTGGGGTTCGCCAAGCAGCCGGAGCATGATCTCCGTCTGGTCGCGGGACTGGCCGAGCTCCGTGCGCTGGGCTACCCAGTCCTGGTCGCAGGGTCACGCAAGAGGTTCCTGGGCCACATCCTGGCCGGCGCGGACGGCACACCTCCCCACGCCCATGACCGGGACGCCGCGACGGCCGCCCTCTCCGCGATCGTCGCCCACCGGGGTGCCTGGGCCGTCAGGGTCCATGACGTACGCGCCACGGCGGATGCGGTCAGGGTCGCGCACGCGCTCGCGTCCGCCTCCTGA
- a CDS encoding malate synthase, which yields MSTPDTSQHVGVPGPPGDHHIEILTPEALDFVARLDAEFARRRREILTARGHRSDSLASGRQLDFPRATSAVRDDPHWRVAPLAQGLTGRQREFTGPPNAEAAAHALASGADVWIADFTEVPSPLRENILAGQRTLLDVCRRRTAPTLVVRPRGWHLEEERFRGDGPPVSASLVDFGLYFFHCARLLTSAGSVPCFHLAGLENRFEARLWNDVFLLAQDLLGIPRGTVRATVVIDTVTAAFEMEEILYELREHSSGLAIDPWHYLFSVIGAFGHRTPFLLPDGSDTPLAAPFMRSYAALIVRTCERRNARATGDLTEITPVTDDAPVRAADLLAVRPPGPAQAPSRQQLRSAVALALRHTETWLRGRGTAVPGRRLTETATAELTRARLWQWRRQRLVSPSDLHALIDVASAAMAREHPGALVAAAREVLERTLLEDELPPLLTPDTYRRSLICPTGDSA from the coding sequence ATGTCCACCCCTGATACGAGCCAACACGTCGGGGTCCCCGGCCCCCCTGGTGACCACCACATCGAGATCCTGACCCCCGAGGCGCTGGACTTCGTGGCGCGGCTGGACGCCGAGTTCGCACGCCGTCGCCGCGAGATCCTCACGGCGCGCGGTCACCGTTCCGACAGCCTGGCCTCAGGTCGTCAGCTGGACTTCCCGCGTGCCACCTCGGCCGTCCGCGACGATCCGCACTGGCGGGTGGCGCCGCTGGCGCAGGGCCTGACCGGCCGGCAAAGGGAGTTCACGGGGCCGCCGAACGCCGAAGCGGCGGCGCACGCCCTCGCCTCCGGTGCCGACGTGTGGATCGCCGACTTCACGGAGGTCCCCTCCCCGCTTCGGGAGAACATCCTCGCCGGGCAGCGCACCCTCCTCGACGTCTGCCGACGCCGCACCGCCCCCACCCTCGTCGTCCGCCCCCGAGGCTGGCACCTGGAGGAGGAACGCTTCAGGGGCGACGGACCTCCTGTCTCCGCCTCGCTCGTCGACTTCGGCCTGTACTTCTTCCACTGCGCGCGGCTCCTGACCTCCGCTGGTTCCGTCCCCTGCTTCCACCTGGCCGGGCTGGAGAACCGGTTCGAGGCGCGCCTGTGGAACGACGTGTTCCTCCTGGCCCAGGACCTCCTCGGCATCCCGCGCGGCACGGTCCGGGCCACCGTCGTCATCGACACGGTCACGGCCGCGTTCGAGATGGAGGAGATCCTCTACGAACTGCGCGAGCACAGCTCCGGACTCGCCATCGATCCCTGGCACTACCTCTTCAGCGTGATCGGTGCCTTCGGCCACCGGACCCCCTTCCTGCTCCCGGACGGGTCCGATACCCCCCTGGCCGCGCCCTTCATGCGGTCGTACGCCGCGCTCATCGTCCGCACCTGCGAGCGCAGGAACGCCCGCGCAACGGGTGATCTCACCGAGATCACCCCTGTGACCGACGACGCGCCGGTGCGCGCCGCCGACCTGCTGGCCGTACGCCCGCCGGGTCCGGCGCAAGCACCCTCGCGGCAGCAGCTCCGGTCCGCCGTGGCCCTCGCGCTGCGGCACACCGAGACCTGGCTGCGCGGACGGGGGACGGCTGTTCCCGGCAGGCGGCTCACGGAAACCGCCACCGCCGAACTCACCCGTGCCCGGCTGTGGCAGTGGCGCAGACAGCGTCTGGTCTCCCCGTCCGACCTCCACGCCCTCATCGACGTCGCATCCGCCGCGATGGCCCGCGAACACCCCGGCGCGCTGGTCGCCGCGGCCCGGGAGGTCCTCGAAAGGACCCTCCTGGAGGACGAACTGCCGCCTCTGCTGACTCCGGACACGTACCGGCGGAGCCTGATCTGCCCTACGGGGGACTCGGCGTGA